In Streptomyces hawaiiensis, one genomic interval encodes:
- a CDS encoding proline--tRNA ligase, with amino-acid sequence MANAPVQRMSQLLAKTLRDDPADAEVLSHKLLVRAGYVRRTAAGIWSWLPLGKKVLANVERIVREEMDAVGAQEVLLPAILPREPYEATGRWDEYGPELFRLQDRRGGDYLLGPTHEEIFTLLVKDQASSYKDLPVILYQIQNKYRDEARPRAGILRGREFLMKDSYSFDTEDEGLARSYALHREAYQKIFARLGLDYRICAATAGAMGGSKSEEFLAPAEAGEDTFADCPNCDFAANTEAITYELKPVDASDVPAAEDIPTPDTPTIETLAASLGVPASATLKNLLVKVDGEIVAVGVPGDREVDLAKVEAHFAPAAVELVTETDFAARPDLVRGYVGPQGLDKVTYLADPRVAPGTAWITGANKAGTHTKNVVAGRDFEVDQYVDVVVVQEGDPCPTCGTGLVLDRAIEIGHIFQLGRKYADALKLDVLGQNGKPVRVTMGSYGIGVSRAVAALAEQSADDKGLCWPAEVAPADVHVVAAGKALQTELALDISGKLAAAGVRVLVDDRPGVSPGVKFTDSELIGVPQILVAGRRAADGVVELKDRRTGEREELTVEEAVARLTA; translated from the coding sequence ATGGCGAACGCACCGGTCCAGCGCATGTCCCAGTTGTTGGCGAAGACGTTGCGCGACGACCCGGCCGACGCCGAGGTCCTCAGCCACAAGCTCCTCGTCCGCGCCGGCTATGTCCGGCGCACCGCCGCCGGCATCTGGAGCTGGCTGCCCCTCGGCAAGAAGGTGCTGGCCAACGTCGAGCGGATCGTCCGTGAGGAGATGGACGCCGTCGGCGCCCAGGAGGTCCTGCTCCCCGCCATCCTGCCGCGCGAGCCCTACGAGGCCACCGGCCGCTGGGACGAGTACGGCCCCGAGCTGTTCCGCCTGCAGGACCGCAGGGGAGGCGACTACCTCCTCGGCCCCACCCACGAGGAGATCTTCACCCTCCTGGTGAAGGACCAGGCGTCCTCCTACAAGGACCTGCCGGTCATCCTCTACCAGATCCAGAACAAGTACCGCGACGAGGCCCGCCCCCGCGCCGGCATCCTGCGCGGCCGCGAGTTCCTGATGAAGGACTCCTACTCCTTCGACACCGAGGACGAGGGCCTCGCCCGGTCCTACGCCCTGCACCGCGAGGCCTACCAGAAGATCTTCGCGCGCCTCGGCCTCGACTACCGGATCTGCGCCGCGACCGCCGGTGCGATGGGCGGCTCCAAGTCCGAGGAGTTCCTGGCCCCCGCCGAGGCCGGCGAGGACACCTTCGCCGACTGCCCCAACTGCGACTTCGCCGCCAACACCGAGGCGATCACGTACGAGTTGAAGCCCGTCGACGCCTCGGACGTGCCGGCCGCCGAGGACATCCCGACCCCCGACACCCCGACCATCGAGACCCTCGCCGCCTCCCTCGGCGTCCCGGCCTCGGCCACGCTGAAGAACCTCCTGGTGAAGGTCGACGGCGAGATCGTCGCCGTCGGCGTCCCCGGGGACCGCGAGGTCGACCTGGCCAAGGTCGAGGCGCACTTCGCCCCGGCCGCCGTCGAGCTGGTCACCGAGACGGACTTCGCGGCCCGCCCCGACCTGGTCCGCGGCTACGTCGGACCGCAGGGCCTCGACAAGGTCACCTACCTCGCCGACCCGCGGGTCGCCCCGGGCACGGCCTGGATCACCGGTGCCAACAAGGCCGGCACGCACACGAAGAACGTCGTAGCGGGCCGTGACTTCGAGGTCGACCAGTACGTCGACGTCGTGGTCGTGCAGGAGGGCGACCCCTGCCCGACGTGCGGCACGGGCCTCGTCCTCGACCGCGCCATCGAGATCGGCCACATCTTCCAGCTGGGCCGCAAGTACGCCGACGCCCTCAAGCTCGACGTCCTCGGCCAGAACGGCAAGCCGGTCCGCGTCACGATGGGCTCCTACGGCATCGGCGTCTCCCGCGCGGTGGCCGCCCTGGCAGAGCAGAGCGCCGACGACAAGGGCCTGTGCTGGCCCGCCGAGGTCGCCCCGGCCGACGTCCACGTGGTCGCCGCCGGCAAGGCTCTCCAGACCGAACTGGCCCTCGACATCTCCGGGAAGCTGGCCGCGGCCGGTGTCCGCGTCCTGGTCGACGACCGCCCCGGCGTCTCCCCGGGCGTCAAGTTCACGGACTCCGAGCTGATCGGCGTACCGCAGATCCTGGTGGCCGGCCGGCGCGCGGCCGACGGCGTGGTGGAACTGAAGGACCGCCGCACCGGCGAGCGCGAGGAACTCACGGTCGAGGAGGCCGTCGCCCGCCTCACGGCGTAG
- the truB gene encoding tRNA pseudouridine(55) synthase TruB: MTQKHTTPDGLVIVDKPSGFTSHDVVAKMRGIARTRRVGHAGTLDPMATGVLVLGVEKATKLLGHLALTEKEYLGTIRLGQNTLTDDAEGDITSATDASEVTRDAIDAGIAELTGDIMQVPSKVSAIKINGVRSYKRAREGEEFEIPARPVRVSSFGVYDVRDAVADDGTAVLDLVVSVVCSSGTYIRALARDLGAGLGVGGHLTALRRTRVGPYKLDAARTLDQLQQELTVMPIAEAATAAFPRWDVDARRAKLLTNGVRLEMPETYAGSGPVAVFDPEGRFLALVEEQRGKAKSLAVFA; the protein is encoded by the coding sequence ATGACCCAGAAGCACACCACGCCCGACGGCCTTGTCATCGTCGACAAGCCGTCGGGCTTCACTTCGCATGACGTCGTCGCCAAGATGCGCGGCATCGCCAGAACGCGACGCGTCGGGCACGCAGGCACCCTCGACCCGATGGCGACGGGCGTCCTCGTCCTCGGCGTCGAGAAGGCCACCAAGCTCCTCGGCCACCTCGCGCTGACCGAGAAGGAGTACCTGGGCACCATCCGGCTCGGGCAGAACACCCTCACGGACGACGCCGAGGGGGACATCACCTCCGCCACGGACGCCTCCGAGGTCACCCGCGACGCCATCGACGCCGGCATCGCCGAGCTGACCGGCGACATCATGCAGGTGCCGTCCAAGGTCAGCGCCATCAAGATCAACGGCGTGCGCTCCTACAAGCGGGCCCGGGAGGGCGAGGAGTTCGAGATCCCGGCCCGGCCCGTCAGGGTCTCCTCCTTCGGCGTGTACGACGTCCGGGACGCCGTCGCCGACGACGGCACCGCCGTACTCGACCTGGTCGTCTCGGTCGTCTGCTCCTCCGGCACCTACATCCGGGCCCTGGCCCGCGACCTGGGCGCCGGCCTGGGCGTCGGCGGTCACCTCACCGCGCTGCGCCGCACCCGTGTCGGCCCCTACAAGCTGGACGCGGCCCGCACCCTCGACCAGCTCCAGCAGGAGCTGACCGTGATGCCGATCGCCGAGGCCGCCACGGCCGCGTTCCCCCGCTGGGACGTCGACGCACGGCGGGCCAAGCTGCTCACCAACGGCGTACGGCTGGAGATGCCCGAGACGTACGCGGGCTCCGGCCCCGTCGCCGTCTTCGACCCGGAGGGCCGCTTCCTCGCGCTCGTCGAGGAGCAGCGGGGCAAGGCGAAGAGCCTGGCCGTCTTCGCCTGA
- a CDS encoding ferritin-like domain-containing protein, with amino-acid sequence MSEDKDRELRALQAALAAEHAAVYGYGVVGGRIGDGQRTEALTAYDAHRARRDALVREVKDLGGRPVAASAGYALPFQVPDSAAAVRLAAELEDRVAGVYADLVRAAGGGRRALAAEALREAAVRAVRWRGESVAFPGLAERAGTAPPSAAPTA; translated from the coding sequence GTGAGCGAGGACAAGGACCGGGAGCTGCGGGCCCTGCAGGCGGCGCTGGCGGCCGAGCACGCGGCGGTGTACGGGTACGGCGTCGTCGGCGGGAGGATCGGCGACGGGCAGCGCACCGAGGCACTCACGGCGTACGACGCTCACCGGGCGCGCAGGGATGCGCTGGTGCGCGAGGTGAAGGACCTGGGGGGCCGGCCGGTGGCCGCGTCCGCCGGTTACGCGCTGCCCTTCCAGGTGCCGGACTCGGCGGCGGCCGTGCGGCTCGCCGCCGAGCTGGAGGACCGGGTGGCCGGGGTGTACGCCGACCTGGTGCGCGCGGCGGGCGGCGGGCGGCGGGCCCTGGCCGCCGAGGCCCTGCGGGAGGCGGCGGTGCGGGCGGTGCGCTGGCGGGGCGAGAGCGTAGCCTTCCCTGGGCTCGCCGAGCGGGCCGGCACGGCCCCGCCCTCGGCGGCGCCGACGGCGTGA
- a CDS encoding YlxR family protein, giving the protein MSGRTCARACPERTCVGCRERAAKAELLRIVAIKDACVPDPRGTLPGRGAYVHPAPVCLDQAVRRRAFPRALRVPGPLDTKALRRYVEQTTVAEQATR; this is encoded by the coding sequence GTGTCTGGCCGGACGTGCGCCCGAGCATGCCCTGAACGCACCTGTGTGGGGTGTCGGGAGCGAGCGGCCAAGGCCGAACTGTTGCGGATCGTCGCGATCAAGGACGCATGCGTTCCTGATCCACGCGGTACGCTGCCCGGCCGGGGTGCGTACGTACACCCCGCACCGGTCTGTCTCGACCAGGCGGTACGCCGCCGGGCGTTCCCGCGGGCACTGCGCGTCCCGGGGCCGCTCGACACAAAGGCGTTGCGCCGATACGTCGAGCAGACAACAGTTGCCGAGCAGGCAACACGGTAA
- a CDS encoding aminoglycoside phosphotransferase family protein has translation MVFEPPKRLVRALGETAPDGDDWLEKLPEAAQQAVALRELTVERVQVPGGRSSLVVLVRAADGTPAVLKLAPGRSRPEAERAALAHWAGRGAVQLLEPSPGSGLGSSSEVPPSAAGVLLLERLRPDVSVRSLPEAKALLEAAGTLRRLWVEPPAGFPFETVAERTGRQAEAMRARAQADPEVAPLVGLALAAREELLAAPPEHRLLHGTFRQSKVLGGERMPWLAVGPDPVVGECAFDLARLVRDRVEDLIAQPSGAATTRRRVKRLAESLDVDQERLRGWTLFRAVESGVRARRVGRPRDAEVLLEFAGWL, from the coding sequence ATGGTTTTCGAACCGCCGAAGCGTCTGGTCAGGGCGCTCGGTGAGACGGCGCCGGACGGTGACGACTGGCTGGAGAAGCTGCCCGAGGCGGCGCAGCAGGCCGTCGCGCTACGCGAGTTGACCGTGGAGCGGGTGCAGGTGCCCGGCGGGCGCAGCAGCCTGGTCGTGCTGGTGCGGGCGGCCGACGGGACGCCCGCCGTGCTCAAGCTGGCGCCGGGCCGGTCCCGCCCGGAGGCGGAGCGGGCCGCGCTGGCGCACTGGGCCGGGCGGGGTGCCGTGCAGCTGCTCGAACCTTCCCCGGGCTCCGGGCTCGGCTCGAGCAGCGAGGTCCCCCCGTCCGCGGCGGGCGTGCTGCTGCTGGAGCGGCTGCGTCCGGACGTGTCGGTGCGGTCGCTGCCGGAGGCGAAGGCGCTGCTGGAGGCGGCGGGGACGCTGCGGCGGCTGTGGGTCGAGCCGCCCGCCGGCTTCCCCTTCGAGACCGTGGCCGAGCGGACCGGCCGGCAGGCCGAGGCGATGCGGGCACGGGCGCAGGCCGATCCCGAGGTGGCCCCGCTGGTCGGCCTGGCGCTCGCGGCGCGCGAGGAGCTGCTGGCCGCGCCGCCCGAACACCGGCTGCTGCACGGCACGTTCCGGCAGAGCAAGGTGCTCGGCGGGGAGCGGATGCCGTGGCTGGCCGTGGGGCCCGACCCGGTGGTCGGCGAGTGTGCCTTCGATCTGGCCCGGCTGGTCCGGGACCGGGTGGAGGACCTGATCGCCCAGCCGTCCGGCGCGGCCACGACCCGGCGCCGGGTGAAGCGGCTCGCCGAGTCCCTGGACGTGGACCAGGAGCGGCTGCGGGGCTGGACACTGTTCCGGGCAGTGGAGTCGGGCGTGCGGGCGCGGCGGGTCGGGCGGCCGCGGGACGCCGAGGTGCTGCTGGAGTTCGCGGGCTGGCTGTGA
- the rbfA gene encoding 30S ribosome-binding factor RbfA gives MADNARAKRLADLIREVVAQKLQRGIKDPRLGSHVTITDTRVTGDLREATVFYTVYGDDEERAAAAAGLESAKGVLRSEVGRAAGVKFTPTLAFVMDALPDNARTIENLLDKARQSDEKVREASAGAKYAGDADPYRKPDEDDETDDTAE, from the coding sequence GTGGCCGACAACGCGCGGGCTAAGAGGCTGGCGGACCTCATCCGAGAGGTGGTGGCCCAGAAGCTGCAGCGCGGGATCAAGGACCCGCGGCTCGGCTCGCACGTCACCATCACGGACACCCGGGTGACGGGTGACCTCAGGGAGGCGACCGTCTTCTACACGGTGTACGGGGACGACGAGGAGCGCGCGGCGGCCGCCGCCGGCCTGGAGAGCGCCAAGGGCGTCCTGCGCTCCGAGGTGGGCCGGGCCGCCGGTGTGAAGTTCACGCCGACCCTGGCCTTCGTCATGGACGCCCTCCCGGACAACGCCCGCACCATCGAGAACCTCCTCGACAAGGCGCGCCAGTCCGACGAGAAGGTGCGCGAGGCGTCCGCGGGCGCGAAGTACGCCGGCGACGCCGACCCGTACCGCAAGCCCGACGAGGACGACGAGACGGACGACACCGCCGAATGA
- a CDS encoding DUF503 domain-containing protein, protein MYVGTLSFDLLLGDVHSLKEKRSLVRPIVAELQRKYGVSAAETGNQDLHRRAEIGLAVVSGETGHLTDVLDRCERFVAGRPEVELLSVRRRLHSDED, encoded by the coding sequence ATGTATGTGGGGACTCTGTCCTTCGATCTACTCCTCGGCGACGTCCACTCGCTCAAGGAAAAACGCTCTCTCGTCCGTCCGATCGTGGCCGAACTCCAGCGCAAGTACGGGGTGAGCGCGGCGGAGACGGGCAACCAGGACCTCCACCGCAGGGCCGAGATCGGGCTCGCGGTGGTCTCAGGGGAGACGGGACACCTCACCGACGTACTGGACCGCTGTGAGCGGTTCGTCGCCGGGCGGCCCGAAGTCGAACTGCTCTCGGTTCGACGCAGGCTCCACAGCGACGAAGACTGA
- the nusA gene encoding transcription termination factor NusA, protein MDIDMSALRGLVREKEISFPLLVEAIESALLIAYHRTEGSRRHARVELNRETGHVTVWAKEDPDDLEEGQEPREFDDTPSGFGRIAATTAKQVILQRLRDAEDDATLGEYAGREGDIVTGVVQQGRDPKNVLVDIGKLEAILPVQEQVAGETYPHGMRLRSYVVRVAKGVRGPSVTLSRTHPNLVKKLFALEVPEIADGSVEIAAIAREAGHRTKIAVRSTRSGLNAKGACIGPMGGRVRNVMGELNGEKIDIVDWSDDPADMVANALSPARVSKVEIVDMATRSARVTVPDYQLSLAIGKEGQNARLAARLTGWRIDIRPDTEPAGNGSEE, encoded by the coding sequence GTGGACATCGACATGAGCGCCCTGCGGGGCTTGGTACGGGAGAAGGAGATCTCCTTCCCCCTGCTGGTCGAGGCGATCGAGTCGGCCCTCCTCATCGCCTACCACCGCACCGAGGGAAGCCGCCGCCACGCGCGCGTGGAGCTCAACCGGGAGACCGGCCATGTGACCGTGTGGGCGAAGGAGGACCCCGACGACCTCGAGGAGGGCCAGGAGCCCCGCGAGTTCGACGACACCCCGTCCGGTTTCGGCCGTATCGCCGCCACCACGGCCAAGCAGGTCATCCTGCAGCGCCTGCGCGACGCCGAGGACGACGCGACGCTCGGTGAGTACGCCGGCCGCGAGGGCGACATCGTCACCGGCGTGGTCCAGCAGGGCCGCGACCCGAAGAACGTGCTCGTCGACATCGGCAAGCTCGAGGCCATCCTGCCGGTGCAGGAGCAGGTGGCGGGGGAGACCTACCCGCACGGCATGCGGCTGCGCAGCTACGTCGTCCGGGTCGCCAAGGGCGTCCGCGGCCCGTCCGTGACGCTGTCGCGCACGCACCCCAACCTGGTGAAGAAGCTCTTCGCCCTGGAGGTGCCGGAGATCGCCGACGGGTCGGTGGAGATCGCCGCGATCGCCCGTGAGGCCGGTCATCGCACGAAGATCGCCGTACGGTCCACCCGATCGGGCCTGAACGCCAAGGGCGCCTGCATCGGCCCCATGGGCGGCCGTGTGCGCAACGTCATGGGTGAGCTGAACGGCGAGAAGATCGACATCGTCGACTGGTCGGATGACCCGGCCGACATGGTGGCGAACGCGCTGTCCCCGGCCCGGGTCTCCAAGGTGGAGATCGTGGACATGGCGACCCGGTCGGCCCGGGTGACGGTGCCCGACTACCAGCTGTCCCTGGCCATCGGCAAGGAAGGGCAGAACGCCCGCCTCGCGGCCCGGCTGACCGGCTGGCGGATCGACATCCGCCCGGACACGGAGCCGGCCGGGAACGGCTCCGAGGAATAG
- the infB gene encoding translation initiation factor IF-2 produces MAKVRVYELAKEFGVESKVVMAKLQELGEFVRSASSTIEAPVVRKLTDALQQGSGGGKSAPARKAAPAKPGAPSPAQAARPAAPRPPAPKPAAAEKPAAPAAPAAPGPRPTPGPKPAPRPAPASPAPTTPEFTAPPSAPAAPSAPSSPQGSGPRPGAPRPAGQASRPGSPRQGGPGQGGQGRGDRGDRGDRGDRPGAPRQGGGAARPGARPAGPRPGNNPFTSGGSTGMARPQAPRPGGAPRPGGPGAPGGAPRPQGQGQGGPRPQGAGGGPRPQSPGGARPTPGGMPRPQGGGPRPGGGPGGPRPNPGMMPQRPAAGPRPGGGGPGGRGPGGGGGRPGGGGGRPGGGGFAGRPGGGGGGFAGRPGGPGGGGGGFAGRPGGPGGGGRPGFGGRPGGPGGRGGTQGAFGRPGGPARRGRKSKRQRRQEYEAMQAPSVGGVMLPRGNGETVRLSRGASLTDFAEKINANPASLVAVMMNLGEMVTATQSVSDETLHLLAGEMNYTVQIVSPEEEDRELLESFDIEFGEDEGDEEDLMVRPPVVTVMGHVDHGKTRLLDAIRKTNVIAGEAGGITQHIGAYQVATEVNEEERKITFIDTPGHEAFTAMRARGARSTDIAILVVAANDGVMPQTVEALNHAKAAEVPIVVAVNKIDVEGADPTKVRGQLTEYGLVAEEYGGDTMFVDISAKQGLHIDSLLEAVILTADASLDLRANPHQDAQGISIESRLDRGRGAVSTVLVQRGTLRVGDTMVVGDAYGRVRAMHDDNGNSVAEAGPSTPVQVLGLTNVPGAGDNFLVVDEDRTARQIAEKRAARERNAAFAKRTRRVSLEDLDKVLKAGEVQQLNLIIKGDASGSVEALESSLLQLDVGEEVDIRVLHRGVGAVTESDIDLAMGSDAIVIGFNVRAAGRAQQMAEREGVDVRYYSVIYQAIEEIEAALKGMLKPEYEEVELGTAEIREVFKSSKLGNIAGVLIRSGEVKRNTKARLIRDGKVVAENLNIDGLRRFKDDVTEIREGFEGGINLGNFNDIKVDDVIATYEMREKPRV; encoded by the coding sequence GTGGCTAAGGTCCGGGTCTACGAACTCGCCAAGGAGTTCGGTGTCGAGAGCAAGGTCGTCATGGCCAAGCTCCAGGAACTCGGTGAATTCGTCCGTTCGGCGTCTTCGACGATCGAAGCGCCTGTCGTACGCAAGCTGACGGACGCCCTCCAGCAGGGCAGCGGAGGCGGCAAGTCCGCCCCTGCCCGCAAGGCTGCCCCGGCGAAGCCGGGCGCCCCCTCCCCCGCGCAGGCTGCCCGTCCGGCCGCCCCGCGCCCGCCGGCCCCCAAGCCGGCCGCCGCCGAGAAGCCCGCGGCTCCCGCCGCGCCGGCTGCTCCCGGCCCCCGTCCCACCCCGGGCCCGAAGCCCGCGCCGCGGCCCGCCCCGGCGTCCCCGGCTCCGACCACGCCCGAGTTCACGGCACCCCCGTCGGCTCCCGCGGCGCCGTCCGCACCGTCCTCGCCGCAGGGTTCCGGACCGCGTCCGGGCGCCCCGCGTCCGGCCGGCCAGGCGTCGCGTCCGGGTTCTCCGCGCCAGGGTGGTCCCGGCCAGGGAGGCCAGGGCCGTGGTGACCGCGGTGACCGCGGTGACCGCGGCGACCGTCCCGGCGCTCCGCGTCAGGGTGGCGGCGCCGCTCGTCCCGGTGCCCGTCCGGCGGGTCCCCGTCCCGGCAACAACCCGTTCACCTCTGGTGGTTCCACCGGTATGGCGCGCCCCCAGGCGCCCCGTCCGGGTGGTGCCCCGCGTCCGGGCGGCCCCGGTGCGCCCGGCGGCGCCCCGCGTCCGCAGGGCCAGGGCCAGGGCGGTCCCCGTCCGCAAGGTGCCGGCGGCGGTCCTCGTCCGCAGTCTCCGGGCGGCGCGCGTCCGACCCCGGGCGGCATGCCCCGCCCGCAGGGCGGCGGTCCGCGTCCCGGCGGCGGTCCCGGCGGCCCTCGTCCCAACCCCGGCATGATGCCGCAGCGTCCGGCTGCCGGTCCGCGTCCCGGTGGCGGTGGCCCCGGTGGCCGTGGTCCCGGTGGCGGTGGCGGTCGTCCCGGTGGCGGTGGCGGTCGCCCGGGTGGCGGCGGCTTCGCCGGTCGTCCCGGTGGCGGCGGTGGCGGTTTCGCCGGTCGTCCCGGTGGTCCCGGTGGCGGTGGCGGCGGTTTCGCCGGTCGTCCCGGTGGTCCCGGCGGCGGTGGCCGTCCCGGCTTCGGTGGTCGCCCCGGCGGTCCCGGTGGCCGTGGTGGCACGCAGGGTGCGTTCGGCCGTCCCGGCGGTCCGGCGCGTCGTGGCCGCAAGTCGAAGCGGCAGCGCCGTCAGGAGTACGAGGCCATGCAGGCCCCGTCGGTCGGCGGTGTGATGCTGCCTCGCGGCAACGGCGAGACCGTTCGCCTGTCGCGCGGTGCCTCGCTCACCGACTTCGCGGAGAAGATCAACGCCAACCCGGCGTCGCTCGTCGCGGTCATGATGAACCTCGGTGAGATGGTCACGGCCACGCAGTCCGTCTCCGACGAGACGCTGCACCTCCTGGCCGGCGAGATGAACTACACGGTTCAGATCGTCAGCCCCGAGGAGGAGGACCGCGAGCTCCTGGAGTCCTTCGACATCGAGTTCGGCGAGGACGAGGGCGACGAGGAGGACCTGATGGTCCGCCCGCCGGTCGTCACCGTCATGGGTCACGTCGACCACGGTAAGACCCGGCTCCTCGACGCCATCCGCAAGACGAACGTCATCGCGGGCGAGGCCGGCGGCATCACCCAGCACATCGGTGCCTACCAGGTCGCGACCGAGGTCAACGAGGAAGAGCGCAAGATCACCTTCATCGACACCCCGGGTCACGAGGCGTTCACCGCCATGCGTGCCCGTGGTGCGAGGTCGACGGACATCGCGATCCTGGTCGTCGCGGCCAACGACGGCGTCATGCCGCAGACGGTCGAGGCGCTCAACCACGCCAAGGCGGCCGAGGTCCCGATCGTCGTCGCGGTCAACAAGATCGACGTCGAGGGCGCGGACCCGACCAAGGTGCGCGGTCAGCTGACCGAGTACGGCCTGGTGGCCGAGGAGTACGGCGGCGACACCATGTTCGTCGACATCTCCGCCAAGCAGGGTCTGCACATCGACTCCCTGCTGGAGGCCGTGATCCTCACGGCCGATGCCTCGCTCGACCTGCGGGCCAACCCGCACCAGGACGCGCAGGGCATCTCGATCGAGTCCCGTCTCGACCGCGGCCGTGGTGCCGTGTCGACGGTCCTCGTCCAGCGCGGCACGCTGCGGGTCGGCGACACCATGGTGGTCGGCGACGCGTACGGCCGAGTCCGGGCGATGCACGACGACAACGGCAACAGCGTGGCCGAGGCCGGCCCGTCGACGCCGGTCCAGGTCCTGGGCCTGACCAACGTCCCGGGTGCGGGTGACAACTTCCTGGTGGTCGACGAGGACCGTACGGCCCGTCAGATCGCCGAGAAGCGTGCCGCCCGCGAGCGCAACGCGGCCTTCGCCAAGCGCACGCGCCGCGTCTCCCTCGAGGACCTGGACAAGGTGCTCAAGGCCGGCGAGGTCCAGCAGCTCAACCTCATCATCAAGGGTGACGCTTCCGGATCCGTCGAGGCGCTCGAGTCCTCGCTGCTCCAGCTGGACGTCGGCGAAGAGGTCGACATCCGCGTCCTGCACCGCGGTGTCGGTGCGGTCACGGAGTCCGACATCGACCTGGCCATGGGCTCCGACGCCATCGTCATCGGCTTCAACGTGCGCGCCGCCGGGCGTGCGCAGCAGATGGCCGAGCGCGAGGGTGTCGACGTCCGGTACTACTCGGTCATCTACCAGGCGATCGAGGAGATCGAGGCGGCCCTCAAGGGCATGCTCAAGCCGGAGTACGAAGAGGTCGAGCTCGGTACGGCGGAGATCCGCGAGGTCTTCAAGTCGTCCAAGCTGGGCAACATCGCGGGTGTTCTCATCCGCTCCGGCGAGGTCAAGCGCAACACCAAGGCGCGCCTCATCCGCGACGGCAAGGTGGTCGCGGAGAACCTCAACATCGATGGCCTGCGTCGCTTCAAGGACGACGTCACCGAGATCCGCGAAGGGTTCGAGGGCGGTATCAACCTCGGCAACTTCAACGACATCAAGGTCGACGACGTCATCGCGACGTACGAGATGCGCGAGAAGCCGCGCGTCTGA
- the rimP gene encoding ribosome maturation factor RimP, translated as MSTTQSERLRELLEPLVSSQGLDLEEIEVDSVGRKRVLRVVVDSDTGADLDQIADVSRALSAKLDETDAMGEGEYTLEVGTPGAERLLTEHRHYVRATDRLVKFQLAEGGELVARILKVDDEGVDTEVPGVKGRKATARRLAFDDIVRARVQVEFSRKDNKKEEEA; from the coding sequence ATGAGCACCACCCAGAGCGAGAGGCTGCGAGAGCTCCTGGAACCGCTCGTCAGCTCCCAGGGCCTGGATCTCGAAGAGATCGAAGTGGACTCCGTCGGCCGCAAGCGTGTGCTGCGCGTCGTCGTCGACTCGGACACGGGCGCCGACCTGGACCAGATCGCCGATGTGAGCCGCGCGCTCTCGGCGAAGCTCGACGAGACGGACGCGATGGGCGAGGGCGAGTACACCCTCGAGGTCGGCACCCCGGGCGCGGAGCGCCTCCTCACGGAACACCGGCACTACGTCCGAGCCACGGACCGGCTGGTGAAGTTCCAGCTGGCCGAGGGCGGCGAGCTGGTCGCCAGGATCCTGAAGGTCGACGACGAGGGTGTCGACACCGAGGTGCCCGGGGTGAAGGGCCGCAAGGCCACCGCGCGCAGACTCGCCTTCGACGACATCGTCCGGGCGCGTGTCCAGGTCGAGTTCAGCCGCAAGGACAACAAGAAGGAAGAGGAGGCGTAG